In Haliaeetus albicilla chromosome 20, bHalAlb1.1, whole genome shotgun sequence, a genomic segment contains:
- the EXPH5 gene encoding exophilin-5 isoform X2, which yields MATAEMCHSPMSTETSGHSFDANQNEMMEKSTQEWNEQLEKEVFSVLNDLDDQLAQEQAQDPLDRTVSTSNASNVQYSSAFPTSKRQTVSRGQHRNDWSDMPSTFFPDGLRTIRAKDEHKIFIRPRKLHSAYINWHQTAFQEDYKYGDPVNGNSRLLSSRMSSVSFGRSSEGSLYTPSITQNSGFRHKSCMNRDTAGRSYSVCSLQRCPSLVSSDQLSASSLQYPFTRESNNGFLPRFGRQNPKRIPLSSIVWNNTTDSPGQTSTQEKMFRTQSLTEFHATDHGRYPSSLQETKKYSCYHSKHHYRRSISSSNCFSRVSCPDKATSPLSLDNWENYPLYKSENNLSRSYYRDISSHGKLYANQKNSYGRKDSYPSWADIPQYYSDETFISPDASFEVIMANLNDQQWAHAKNAKFGSQHLQNDFHVYSPENTNIKRITRSANRTFSEVTEGCQPWLSCNSSVSSSSIRTDESVFPNSKDQTKPIGLNRNSVIVTQRNTKAHFTQLEKVAGMKLPGEDMPLQSVSQRADTNYINTQSFPSNSPASAMLQCDASLFNTMRSKRQTQITARGDTAKMYTSNGDKRNVQMKENNCPPNSVFSQPPCILPADESRKEPFLPSEKEQQHNLHYAAKRESIKQDNQSAEAINQATPKRQSSLLNVASAPSIEKLANCQGMLSCPPECSSSSSQSSPQALSYKHISKCLGTLTSSSVNCTVTESQGEGGKTGQVSRIGVYKKISQKALQNTSTLVTKDSNGQFTTSSPQNGNSGNIYTHSFDGDPKTSEHSLSYFCLEKESGKIRSNSPCIERLHKQDSLLRHTSSCSITGSPGRNSLKSPDPLVIYYTLPRKSASIAGSIMSDTPISLPRESRTTYDCLRSETPCRADAFCSKKRDVSCLDSKHSFLTSASLNTATSNKEKDYPSPLTKSPNDSVSSSTSVELTDRCKHLSRRESSVFSDYKERGNFLQKYKTTSTFTVCVDEDHVKYHELVSIYYTLPRRHSRTFCNLFRDNSEDADLPCPKENAQSPRIQNKKNEGHVSLANVFFPSTLEKEVPSYSSDQVSSGLVTPQNLGTAVDSEEENTHLSPSSEKICTSKSVSMVPSGKDGSADLSLAENVLSDMVTKEISFGGPQSTAIVAKSGKAMSDASSSQNTEICLKEKKDILQTATPLMSTLSTLPKPGRRLENPLYSTSTNKNIIQKGNSENCCQPLKVNTNKNLNSLLLHPEEKSSLGRNSNTERADVPLPPVEDTYRDSTEVKQRVNFLHQTTPLYNNKCSGLQLRADSSRKNANYFNSCSKVLSESQNKASEVSTASSADPLLQLDEVVSTDTDELKKSKIKKEQNSQSTQIGKDYTGLQESERYSEGSLNINCKDKVLRVTQDQKRTESAEDENKLLSDCIRDKVKDIEKRKNRPSIKNKLAAVYKTSRKFSSKNLPPKPHISNIFSQNNGSATSLEVNMSLDSLISTDSHQPFLQLDNENQNHSLDHDKNTPRPRTAENKTTENQNDPSFLVNNNWKSFTSSYTQKEAISPRKTAVKVENMPSLTTLFPDKTVTTRNKNSQTSDLRLESKSQPISPSATTSDPLDDEKRRASSHACSPPLPLLTDKNSNTYVSSCLQADTCPEQNLTSWTVLGRCQNTCQSASLKNANLHSHQLRKSHAKSQRERHLSESICARDSCETFTLGSNILTKDGIRGRRFKSYSELLSCDENENWASDDEKCYSTRNLMYPSVEFGIFGKEQQLAFLENIKRSLTEGRLWRPCLLNNPGALRDRETPSINRAELLSSSSAESKMSSAASSPRELTDVYREDPAAYSDSDSDTTTDDEYYLDEIDKESEL from the exons atggcaACG GCTGAAATGTGTCATTCCCCAATGTCAACTGAAACAAGTGGTCATTCTTTTGAtgcaaaccaaaatgaaatgaTGGAGAAAAGTACACAGGAATGGAATGAACAGCTAGAGAAGGAGGTTTTCAGTG ttCTAAATGATCTGGATGACCAGCTGGCCCAGGAACAAGCCCAAGACCCATTGGACAGGACAGTTTCTACTAGCAATGCATCAAATGTCCAATACAGTAGTGCATTCCCTACTTCAAAGAGGCAGACTGTTAGTAGAGGGCAACACAGAAATGACTGGAGTGACATGCCTAGCACATTTTTCCCAGATGGACTGAGAACAATAAGAGCCAAAGATGAACACAAGATTTTCATCAGACCAAGGAAATTACACAGTGCATATATAAACTGGCACCAGACAGCCTTTCAGGAAGATTACAAATATGGTGATCCAGTCAATGGAAATTCTCGTCTGCTAAGCAGCAGGATGTCTTCCGTTTCTTTTGGACGGTCTTCAGAAGGTAGCTTATATACTCCTTCCATAACACAGAACAGTGGATTTAGGCACAAGAGTTGTATGAACAGGGATACTGCTGGCAGAAGTTACTCTGTATGTTCCCTTCAGAGATGTCCATCATTAGTATCTTCTGACCAGCTATCAGCATCTAGTTTACAATATCCGTTCACAAGGGAGAGCAACAATGGTTTTTTACCAAGGTTTGGTCGGCAGAACCCAAAGAGAATTCCTCTGTCTTCTATTGTATGGAACAACACAACAGACTCTCCTGGACAAACATCAActcaagaaaaaatgtttagaaCCCAATCACTGACAGAGTTTCATGCTACGGACCATGGTAGATATCCTAGTTCTTTGCAAGAAACCAAGAAATACTCATGTTACCACTCAAAACACCACTACAGAAGATCTATTTCAAGCAGTAATTGCTTTAGTAGAGTTAGTTGCCCTGACAAAGCTACTTCTCCATTGTCCCTTGATAACTGGGAAAATTATCCTTTatacaaatcagaaaataatCTCTCTAGATCCTACTATAGAGACATTTCTTCTCATGGTAAGTTGTatgcaaaccaaaaaaattcttATGGAAGAAAAGACAGCTATCCTTCTTGGGCTGATATTCCTCAGTACTACAGTgatgaaacatttatttcccCTGATGCCAGCTTTGAAGTGATTATGGCGAATTTAAATGACCAGCAGTGGGCACATGCAAAGAATGCCAAGTTTGGTTCACAGCACCTGCAGAATGATTTTCACGTGTATTCTCCAGAAAATACGAATATCAAAAGGATAACAAGAAGTGCAAATAGAACTTTTTCAGAAGTCACTGAGGGCTGTCAGCCTTGGCTAAGTTGTAActcttcagtttcttcatcTAGTATCAGAACTGATGAGTCAGTCTTTCCTAATTCAAAGGACCAAACAAAACCTATAGGACTGAACAGGAATTCAGTCATCGTTACCCAAAGAAATACTAAGGCACACTTTACACAACTAGAAAAGGTTGCAGGTATGAAACTGCCAGGTGAAGACATGCCGTTACAGTCAGTTTCTCAACGAGCAGATACAAACTACATCAACACCCAGAGTTTTCCCTCTAATagccctgcttctgccatgTTGCAATGTGATGCATCTCTCTTTAACACAATGAGATCAAAGAGACAAACCCAAATCACTGCCAGAGGAGATACTGCAAAAATGTATACATCAAATGGTGATAaaagaaatgtacaaatgaaggaaaacaattgCCCACCCAACAGTGTGTTTAGTCAGCCTCCCTGTATTTTGCCAGCTGATGAGAGCAGGAAGGAACCTTTCCTTCCAAGTGAGAAGGAACAGCAACATAATCTGCATTACGCAGCAAAAAGAGAGAGCATCAAACAGGATAATCAGAGTGCAGAAGCCATTAACCAAGCTACTCCAAAGAGGCAGTCCTCACTGCTGAATGTTGCTTCTGCTCCATCCATTGAAAAATTAGCAAACTGCCAAGGCATGTTGTCCTGTCCTCCTGAATGTTCATCTAGCTCCTCACAAAGTTCTCCACAAGCACTTTCTTATAAACACATTTCTAAATGTTTAGGAACGCTAACTAGTTCTTCAGTAAATTGCACAGTTACTGAATCTCAAGGAGAAGGTGGAAAAACAGGTCAAGTGAGCAGAATAGGTGTTTACAAAAAGATTTCACAGAAAGCACTGCAAAATACAAGCACTTTAGTTACTAAGGACTCTAATGGACAATTTACTACTAGTTCTCCACAAAATGGAAATTCTGGAAATATTTATACGCATAGCTTTGATGGAGACCCCAAGACCTCTGAACATAGTTTAAGTTATTTTTGCCTTGAAAAAGAAAGCGGAAAAATAAGGAGTAATTCACCTTGTATTGAAAGGCTTCACAAGCAAGACAGCTTGCTGAGACATACCAGTAGCTGCAGCATTACTGGCTCCCCTGGCAGAAACAGCCTTAAATCTCCTGACCCGCTTGTTATTTATTACACTTTGCCTAGAAAATCAGCTAGCATTGCTGGTAGTATTATGTCAGATACGCCCATCTCTTTACCTAGAGAAAGTAGAACAACATACGATTGTTTAAGGTCTGAAACTCCATGTAGAGCTGATGCCTTTTGTTCTAAGAAAAGAGATGTGTCTTGTTTAGACTCAAAACATTCCTTTTTAACTTCAGCATCATTAAATACTGCTACaagtaacaaagaaaaagattacCCCAGTCCTTTAACCAAAAGTCCTAATGATTCAGTAAGTAGTAGTACATCAGTTGAACTGACAGACAGATGTAAACATCTAAGCAGAAGAGAATCCTCTGTGTTTTCAGATTataaggagaggggaaattttTTGCAGAAATATAAAACTACAAGCACATTTACAGTTTGTGTTGATGAAGATCATGTCAAGTATCATGAACTAGTTTCAATTTATTACACATTACCACGAAGGCATTCAAGAACATTTTGTAACCTCTTTAGAGATAATTCAGAGGATGCAGATTTACCTTGTCCCAAAGAAAATGCTCAGTCACCAAGaatacaaaacaagaaaaatgaaggtcATGTGAGTttagcaaatgtttttttccccagtactTTGGAAAAAGAGGTGCCTTCATATTCATCTGACCAAGTATCTTCCGGTCTGGTCACACCTCAGAACTTAGGAACTGCTGTTGATAGTGAAGAAGAGAATACCCACTTATCTCCTAGCTCTGAGAAGATATGTACTTCAAAGTCAGTGAGTATGGTACCTAGTGGGAAAGATGGTTCAGCAGATCTTTCATTAGCAGAAAATGTGCTTTCAGACATGGTgacaaaagaaatttcttttggtGGTCCACAATCCACTGCAATAGTGGCTAAGTCAGGTAAGGCCATGTCTGATGCTTCAAGCagccaaaatacagaaatatgtctaaaagaaaagaaggacaTTTTACAAACAGCCACACCGCTGATGTCCACTTTATCAACCCTTCCCAAGCCAGGCAGACGTTTAGAGAATCCTTTGTATTCTActtcaacaaataaaaatattatacaGAAGGGAAACTCTGAAAACTGCTGTCAGCCCCTTAAAGTGAACACCAATAAAAATCTGAACAGTTTACTCCTCCACCCAGAAGAGAAGAGTTCCCTTGGAAGGAACAGTAACACAGAACGTGCTGATGTGCCACTTCCTCCTGTGGAAGATACGTACAGGGATAGTACCGAAGTCAAACAGAGAGTAAATTTCCTACACCAAACCACCCCTCtatataataataaatgtaGTGGACTGCAGTTAAGGGCTGACAGTtcaagaaaaaatgcaaattatttcaaCTCTTGTAGCAAAGTGCTTTCAGAGTCTCAGAACAAAGCATCTGAGGTAAGCACAGCTTCCAGTGCTGATCCATTACTTCAGCTAGATGAAGTGGTTAGCACAGATACAGATGaattaaagaaatcaaaaattaaaaaagagcaaaactcaCAGAGTACTCAGATAGGTAAAGATTATACTGGTTTGCAGGAATCAGAGAGGTACAGTGAAGGCAGCCTGAACATTAACTGTAAAGATAAAGTCCTCAGGGTTACACAAgatcagaagagaacagagagtGCAGAAGATGAGAACAAGCTTCTCTCTGACTGCATAAGAGACAAAGTCAAAGatatagaaaaaaggaaaaacagaccttcaattaaaaataaacttgcagCTGTTTACAAAACAAGTCGAAAATTTTCAAGTAAAAATTTACCCCCTAAACCACATATAAGTAACATTTTTTCACAGAACAATGGAAGTGCCACTTCTTTGGAGGTCAACATGTCCCTTGACTCATTGATTTCAACAGATTCCCATCAGCCATTCCTGCAGCTGGACAATGAAAATCAGAATCACAGTCTGGACCATGACAAGAATACGCCAAGACCAAGAACAGCTGAGAATAAGACGACTGAAAATCAGAATGATCCTTCTTTCCTTGTTAATAACAATTGGAAGTCTTTTACAAGCTCATACACCCAGAAGGAAGCCATCAGTCCCAGAAAAACTGCGGTGAAAGTGGAAAATATGCCAAGTCTTACAACCCTATTTCCAGATAAAACGGTAACCACAAGAAATAAGAATTCCCAAACATCTGATCTCAGGTTAGAAAGCAAAAGCCAGCCCATCTCCCCCAGTGCTACTACATCAGACCCACTGGATGATGAGAAAAGAAGAGCTAGCAGTCATGCCTGCAGTCCTCCCTTGCCACTTCTAACTGACAAAAACTCAAACACATATGTAAGTAGCTGCTTGCAGGCAGACACATGTCCAGAACAAAACTTGACTTCCTGGACAGTGCTTGGTCGGTGTCAAAATACCTGTCAGTCTGCTAGTTTAAAAAATGCTAACTTGCATAGCCATCAGTTGCGCAAGAGTCATGCCAAAAGTCAGCGTGAGCGTCACCTTTCTGAGAGTATTTGTGCTCGAGATTCCTGTGAGACCTTCACCTTGGGAAGCAATATTCTGACAAAAGATGGTATACGTGGGAGGAGATTTAAATCTTACTCAGAGCTGTTGTCTtgtgatgaaaatgaaaactgggCATCGGACGATGAAAAATGTTACAGCACTAGGAATTTGATGTATCCTTCTGTTGAATTTGGTATATTTGGCAAAGAACAACAGTTGGCTTTCCTGGAAAATATCAAGAGGTCACTCACAGAAGGGCGATTATGGAGACCTTGTCTTCTTAATAACCCTGGTGCTCTCAGAGATAGAGAGACCCCTTCTATAAACAGGGCTGAGCTTTTGAGCTCAAGTTCTGCTGAGAGCAAAATGTCATCGGCTGCTTCATCCCCCCGAGAGCTGACTGATGTCTATCGGGAAGACCCAGCAGCTTATTCGGACTCAGACAGTGATACCACTACCGATGACGAATACTACCTAGATGAGATAGATAAAGAATCAGAGCTATGA
- the EXPH5 gene encoding exophilin-5 isoform X1 — MTAAPRGPDLSFLKEEEARAIFQVLQRDSELRRAEKDRVSKLLKRKSAKTGLQGVTGEWFEEIQRKKFQNYIDVNRMLKPPLEHQLRNRKNTDNKELKMSSRTNPQAQKNTSASFLGFRSPFAWLFSFRKSRKNQTQKQPRYDNSASSSSKAEEMATAEMCHSPMSTETSGHSFDANQNEMMEKSTQEWNEQLEKEVFSVLNDLDDQLAQEQAQDPLDRTVSTSNASNVQYSSAFPTSKRQTVSRGQHRNDWSDMPSTFFPDGLRTIRAKDEHKIFIRPRKLHSAYINWHQTAFQEDYKYGDPVNGNSRLLSSRMSSVSFGRSSEGSLYTPSITQNSGFRHKSCMNRDTAGRSYSVCSLQRCPSLVSSDQLSASSLQYPFTRESNNGFLPRFGRQNPKRIPLSSIVWNNTTDSPGQTSTQEKMFRTQSLTEFHATDHGRYPSSLQETKKYSCYHSKHHYRRSISSSNCFSRVSCPDKATSPLSLDNWENYPLYKSENNLSRSYYRDISSHGKLYANQKNSYGRKDSYPSWADIPQYYSDETFISPDASFEVIMANLNDQQWAHAKNAKFGSQHLQNDFHVYSPENTNIKRITRSANRTFSEVTEGCQPWLSCNSSVSSSSIRTDESVFPNSKDQTKPIGLNRNSVIVTQRNTKAHFTQLEKVAGMKLPGEDMPLQSVSQRADTNYINTQSFPSNSPASAMLQCDASLFNTMRSKRQTQITARGDTAKMYTSNGDKRNVQMKENNCPPNSVFSQPPCILPADESRKEPFLPSEKEQQHNLHYAAKRESIKQDNQSAEAINQATPKRQSSLLNVASAPSIEKLANCQGMLSCPPECSSSSSQSSPQALSYKHISKCLGTLTSSSVNCTVTESQGEGGKTGQVSRIGVYKKISQKALQNTSTLVTKDSNGQFTTSSPQNGNSGNIYTHSFDGDPKTSEHSLSYFCLEKESGKIRSNSPCIERLHKQDSLLRHTSSCSITGSPGRNSLKSPDPLVIYYTLPRKSASIAGSIMSDTPISLPRESRTTYDCLRSETPCRADAFCSKKRDVSCLDSKHSFLTSASLNTATSNKEKDYPSPLTKSPNDSVSSSTSVELTDRCKHLSRRESSVFSDYKERGNFLQKYKTTSTFTVCVDEDHVKYHELVSIYYTLPRRHSRTFCNLFRDNSEDADLPCPKENAQSPRIQNKKNEGHVSLANVFFPSTLEKEVPSYSSDQVSSGLVTPQNLGTAVDSEEENTHLSPSSEKICTSKSVSMVPSGKDGSADLSLAENVLSDMVTKEISFGGPQSTAIVAKSGKAMSDASSSQNTEICLKEKKDILQTATPLMSTLSTLPKPGRRLENPLYSTSTNKNIIQKGNSENCCQPLKVNTNKNLNSLLLHPEEKSSLGRNSNTERADVPLPPVEDTYRDSTEVKQRVNFLHQTTPLYNNKCSGLQLRADSSRKNANYFNSCSKVLSESQNKASEVSTASSADPLLQLDEVVSTDTDELKKSKIKKEQNSQSTQIGKDYTGLQESERYSEGSLNINCKDKVLRVTQDQKRTESAEDENKLLSDCIRDKVKDIEKRKNRPSIKNKLAAVYKTSRKFSSKNLPPKPHISNIFSQNNGSATSLEVNMSLDSLISTDSHQPFLQLDNENQNHSLDHDKNTPRPRTAENKTTENQNDPSFLVNNNWKSFTSSYTQKEAISPRKTAVKVENMPSLTTLFPDKTVTTRNKNSQTSDLRLESKSQPISPSATTSDPLDDEKRRASSHACSPPLPLLTDKNSNTYVSSCLQADTCPEQNLTSWTVLGRCQNTCQSASLKNANLHSHQLRKSHAKSQRERHLSESICARDSCETFTLGSNILTKDGIRGRRFKSYSELLSCDENENWASDDEKCYSTRNLMYPSVEFGIFGKEQQLAFLENIKRSLTEGRLWRPCLLNNPGALRDRETPSINRAELLSSSSAESKMSSAASSPRELTDVYREDPAAYSDSDSDTTTDDEYYLDEIDKESEL; from the exons caAACTTCTGAAGAGAAAGAGCGCTAAAACAGGGCTACAAGGAGTGACTGGAGAATGGtttgaagaaatacaaagaaaaaaatttcagaattaCATTGATGTCAATAGAATGCTAAAACCACCATTAGAGCACCAGCTaaggaacaggaaaaacactg ataataaagaattaaaaatgtcaTCCCGCACAAATCCTCAAGCACAAAAGAACACTTCAGCTTCCTTTCTGGGGTTCAGATCACCGTTTGCTTGGCTTTTCTCCTTTagaaaatcaaggaaaaacCAGACTCAGAAGCAACCACG ATATGACAATTCTGCTAGCTCATCTTcgaaagcagaagaaatggcaACG GCTGAAATGTGTCATTCCCCAATGTCAACTGAAACAAGTGGTCATTCTTTTGAtgcaaaccaaaatgaaatgaTGGAGAAAAGTACACAGGAATGGAATGAACAGCTAGAGAAGGAGGTTTTCAGTG ttCTAAATGATCTGGATGACCAGCTGGCCCAGGAACAAGCCCAAGACCCATTGGACAGGACAGTTTCTACTAGCAATGCATCAAATGTCCAATACAGTAGTGCATTCCCTACTTCAAAGAGGCAGACTGTTAGTAGAGGGCAACACAGAAATGACTGGAGTGACATGCCTAGCACATTTTTCCCAGATGGACTGAGAACAATAAGAGCCAAAGATGAACACAAGATTTTCATCAGACCAAGGAAATTACACAGTGCATATATAAACTGGCACCAGACAGCCTTTCAGGAAGATTACAAATATGGTGATCCAGTCAATGGAAATTCTCGTCTGCTAAGCAGCAGGATGTCTTCCGTTTCTTTTGGACGGTCTTCAGAAGGTAGCTTATATACTCCTTCCATAACACAGAACAGTGGATTTAGGCACAAGAGTTGTATGAACAGGGATACTGCTGGCAGAAGTTACTCTGTATGTTCCCTTCAGAGATGTCCATCATTAGTATCTTCTGACCAGCTATCAGCATCTAGTTTACAATATCCGTTCACAAGGGAGAGCAACAATGGTTTTTTACCAAGGTTTGGTCGGCAGAACCCAAAGAGAATTCCTCTGTCTTCTATTGTATGGAACAACACAACAGACTCTCCTGGACAAACATCAActcaagaaaaaatgtttagaaCCCAATCACTGACAGAGTTTCATGCTACGGACCATGGTAGATATCCTAGTTCTTTGCAAGAAACCAAGAAATACTCATGTTACCACTCAAAACACCACTACAGAAGATCTATTTCAAGCAGTAATTGCTTTAGTAGAGTTAGTTGCCCTGACAAAGCTACTTCTCCATTGTCCCTTGATAACTGGGAAAATTATCCTTTatacaaatcagaaaataatCTCTCTAGATCCTACTATAGAGACATTTCTTCTCATGGTAAGTTGTatgcaaaccaaaaaaattcttATGGAAGAAAAGACAGCTATCCTTCTTGGGCTGATATTCCTCAGTACTACAGTgatgaaacatttatttcccCTGATGCCAGCTTTGAAGTGATTATGGCGAATTTAAATGACCAGCAGTGGGCACATGCAAAGAATGCCAAGTTTGGTTCACAGCACCTGCAGAATGATTTTCACGTGTATTCTCCAGAAAATACGAATATCAAAAGGATAACAAGAAGTGCAAATAGAACTTTTTCAGAAGTCACTGAGGGCTGTCAGCCTTGGCTAAGTTGTAActcttcagtttcttcatcTAGTATCAGAACTGATGAGTCAGTCTTTCCTAATTCAAAGGACCAAACAAAACCTATAGGACTGAACAGGAATTCAGTCATCGTTACCCAAAGAAATACTAAGGCACACTTTACACAACTAGAAAAGGTTGCAGGTATGAAACTGCCAGGTGAAGACATGCCGTTACAGTCAGTTTCTCAACGAGCAGATACAAACTACATCAACACCCAGAGTTTTCCCTCTAATagccctgcttctgccatgTTGCAATGTGATGCATCTCTCTTTAACACAATGAGATCAAAGAGACAAACCCAAATCACTGCCAGAGGAGATACTGCAAAAATGTATACATCAAATGGTGATAaaagaaatgtacaaatgaaggaaaacaattgCCCACCCAACAGTGTGTTTAGTCAGCCTCCCTGTATTTTGCCAGCTGATGAGAGCAGGAAGGAACCTTTCCTTCCAAGTGAGAAGGAACAGCAACATAATCTGCATTACGCAGCAAAAAGAGAGAGCATCAAACAGGATAATCAGAGTGCAGAAGCCATTAACCAAGCTACTCCAAAGAGGCAGTCCTCACTGCTGAATGTTGCTTCTGCTCCATCCATTGAAAAATTAGCAAACTGCCAAGGCATGTTGTCCTGTCCTCCTGAATGTTCATCTAGCTCCTCACAAAGTTCTCCACAAGCACTTTCTTATAAACACATTTCTAAATGTTTAGGAACGCTAACTAGTTCTTCAGTAAATTGCACAGTTACTGAATCTCAAGGAGAAGGTGGAAAAACAGGTCAAGTGAGCAGAATAGGTGTTTACAAAAAGATTTCACAGAAAGCACTGCAAAATACAAGCACTTTAGTTACTAAGGACTCTAATGGACAATTTACTACTAGTTCTCCACAAAATGGAAATTCTGGAAATATTTATACGCATAGCTTTGATGGAGACCCCAAGACCTCTGAACATAGTTTAAGTTATTTTTGCCTTGAAAAAGAAAGCGGAAAAATAAGGAGTAATTCACCTTGTATTGAAAGGCTTCACAAGCAAGACAGCTTGCTGAGACATACCAGTAGCTGCAGCATTACTGGCTCCCCTGGCAGAAACAGCCTTAAATCTCCTGACCCGCTTGTTATTTATTACACTTTGCCTAGAAAATCAGCTAGCATTGCTGGTAGTATTATGTCAGATACGCCCATCTCTTTACCTAGAGAAAGTAGAACAACATACGATTGTTTAAGGTCTGAAACTCCATGTAGAGCTGATGCCTTTTGTTCTAAGAAAAGAGATGTGTCTTGTTTAGACTCAAAACATTCCTTTTTAACTTCAGCATCATTAAATACTGCTACaagtaacaaagaaaaagattacCCCAGTCCTTTAACCAAAAGTCCTAATGATTCAGTAAGTAGTAGTACATCAGTTGAACTGACAGACAGATGTAAACATCTAAGCAGAAGAGAATCCTCTGTGTTTTCAGATTataaggagaggggaaattttTTGCAGAAATATAAAACTACAAGCACATTTACAGTTTGTGTTGATGAAGATCATGTCAAGTATCATGAACTAGTTTCAATTTATTACACATTACCACGAAGGCATTCAAGAACATTTTGTAACCTCTTTAGAGATAATTCAGAGGATGCAGATTTACCTTGTCCCAAAGAAAATGCTCAGTCACCAAGaatacaaaacaagaaaaatgaaggtcATGTGAGTttagcaaatgtttttttccccagtactTTGGAAAAAGAGGTGCCTTCATATTCATCTGACCAAGTATCTTCCGGTCTGGTCACACCTCAGAACTTAGGAACTGCTGTTGATAGTGAAGAAGAGAATACCCACTTATCTCCTAGCTCTGAGAAGATATGTACTTCAAAGTCAGTGAGTATGGTACCTAGTGGGAAAGATGGTTCAGCAGATCTTTCATTAGCAGAAAATGTGCTTTCAGACATGGTgacaaaagaaatttcttttggtGGTCCACAATCCACTGCAATAGTGGCTAAGTCAGGTAAGGCCATGTCTGATGCTTCAAGCagccaaaatacagaaatatgtctaaaagaaaagaaggacaTTTTACAAACAGCCACACCGCTGATGTCCACTTTATCAACCCTTCCCAAGCCAGGCAGACGTTTAGAGAATCCTTTGTATTCTActtcaacaaataaaaatattatacaGAAGGGAAACTCTGAAAACTGCTGTCAGCCCCTTAAAGTGAACACCAATAAAAATCTGAACAGTTTACTCCTCCACCCAGAAGAGAAGAGTTCCCTTGGAAGGAACAGTAACACAGAACGTGCTGATGTGCCACTTCCTCCTGTGGAAGATACGTACAGGGATAGTACCGAAGTCAAACAGAGAGTAAATTTCCTACACCAAACCACCCCTCtatataataataaatgtaGTGGACTGCAGTTAAGGGCTGACAGTtcaagaaaaaatgcaaattatttcaaCTCTTGTAGCAAAGTGCTTTCAGAGTCTCAGAACAAAGCATCTGAGGTAAGCACAGCTTCCAGTGCTGATCCATTACTTCAGCTAGATGAAGTGGTTAGCACAGATACAGATGaattaaagaaatcaaaaattaaaaaagagcaaaactcaCAGAGTACTCAGATAGGTAAAGATTATACTGGTTTGCAGGAATCAGAGAGGTACAGTGAAGGCAGCCTGAACATTAACTGTAAAGATAAAGTCCTCAGGGTTACACAAgatcagaagagaacagagagtGCAGAAGATGAGAACAAGCTTCTCTCTGACTGCATAAGAGACAAAGTCAAAGatatagaaaaaaggaaaaacagaccttcaattaaaaataaacttgcagCTGTTTACAAAACAAGTCGAAAATTTTCAAGTAAAAATTTACCCCCTAAACCACATATAAGTAACATTTTTTCACAGAACAATGGAAGTGCCACTTCTTTGGAGGTCAACATGTCCCTTGACTCATTGATTTCAACAGATTCCCATCAGCCATTCCTGCAGCTGGACAATGAAAATCAGAATCACAGTCTGGACCATGACAAGAATACGCCAAGACCAAGAACAGCTGAGAATAAGACGACTGAAAATCAGAATGATCCTTCTTTCCTTGTTAATAACAATTGGAAGTCTTTTACAAGCTCATACACCCAGAAGGAAGCCATCAGTCCCAGAAAAACTGCGGTGAAAGTGGAAAATATGCCAAGTCTTACAACCCTATTTCCAGATAAAACGGTAACCACAAGAAATAAGAATTCCCAAACATCTGATCTCAGGTTAGAAAGCAAAAGCCAGCCCATCTCCCCCAGTGCTACTACATCAGACCCACTGGATGATGAGAAAAGAAGAGCTAGCAGTCATGCCTGCAGTCCTCCCTTGCCACTTCTAACTGACAAAAACTCAAACACATATGTAAGTAGCTGCTTGCAGGCAGACACATGTCCAGAACAAAACTTGACTTCCTGGACAGTGCTTGGTCGGTGTCAAAATACCTGTCAGTCTGCTAGTTTAAAAAATGCTAACTTGCATAGCCATCAGTTGCGCAAGAGTCATGCCAAAAGTCAGCGTGAGCGTCACCTTTCTGAGAGTATTTGTGCTCGAGATTCCTGTGAGACCTTCACCTTGGGAAGCAATATTCTGACAAAAGATGGTATACGTGGGAGGAGATTTAAATCTTACTCAGAGCTGTTGTCTtgtgatgaaaatgaaaactgggCATCGGACGATGAAAAATGTTACAGCACTAGGAATTTGATGTATCCTTCTGTTGAATTTGGTATATTTGGCAAAGAACAACAGTTGGCTTTCCTGGAAAATATCAAGAGGTCACTCACAGAAGGGCGATTATGGAGACCTTGTCTTCTTAATAACCCTGGTGCTCTCAGAGATAGAGAGACCCCTTCTATAAACAGGGCTGAGCTTTTGAGCTCAAGTTCTGCTGAGAGCAAAATGTCATCGGCTGCTTCATCCCCCCGAGAGCTGACTGATGTCTATCGGGAAGACCCAGCAGCTTATTCGGACTCAGACAGTGATACCACTACCGATGACGAATACTACCTAGATGAGATAGATAAAGAATCAGAGCTATGA